The genomic region CGAGAAGTTCAACCTAACTCGCGAGCGAGTCCGCCAGATTCGTGAGAAAGCTCTCCGCCGCCTGAAGCACATGAGACAGGTGCAAGAGCTGCGCATCTACCTCGGCTGAGCCGAGGGAGAAGGGCACAAGTGGGCAGTGCAGATGGATAGTCTCCCCCTCATCTCCCTACCGGTCCTCTCGCAGGTACCGCCACGGACGCTGCGCCCGGAGTGGTTGAAGGTGCGCGCTCCTGGAGGCGAGAACTACGTCCGTCTCAAGCGGATGATGCGGGCGAAGTCACTCCATACGGTCTGCGAGGAGGCCCGATGCCCCAACATCGCTGAATGCTGGGGTGCTGGCACAGCAACGTTCATGATTCTGGGCGACATCTGCACCCGTTCCTGTGGCTTCTGCGCTGTCAAGACAGGCCGCCCGCTGCCGGTTGACCCCGATGAACCACGGCGTGTCGCAGAGGCAGTCCGCCAGATGCGCATTCGCCATGCTGTCATCACTTCCGTCAATCGAGATGAGCTGCCCGATGGCGGCGCCATCTGGTTTGCTCGCACCATTCAGGAGATTCGCCGCCTCTGCCCTGGGGTCACCGTGGAAGTCCTCATCCCCGACTTCAAGGGCAAGAAGGAAGCGCTCCAGTTAGTCATTGACGCTCGACCTGATATCCTCGGGCACAACACCGAAACCGTTCCCCGCCTCTACCGACGCGTCCGCCCGCAGGGCAAGTACCACTGGACCCTGAGCGTCCTCCAAGAAGCGAAGTGCCAGGGCATGCGAACGAAGACGGGCCTCATGCTCGGGCTGGGCGAACGGCTGGAAGAGGTGGTAGCCGTCATGCAAGACCTCCGAAAGGTCGGGGTAGACATCCTAACCCTCGGACAGTACCTGCAACCGACTCCTAACCACCTACCAGTGGAGCGGTACGTCACGCCTCAAGAGTTCGATGAGCTCCGCCGAATTGGCCTAGAGATGGGGTTTGAGCACGTGGAGGCTGGGCCCCTTGTGCGAAGTTCCTACCACGCCGAGCGCCACGTAGCACAACCTCGATAATCGAACATCGCTGTCACATCAAGCTGGACACCATCATGCGGAGCTACATCACCGCCGC from Candidatus Kapaibacterium sp. harbors:
- the lipA gene encoding lipoyl synthase gives rise to the protein MDSLPLISLPVLSQVPPRTLRPEWLKVRAPGGENYVRLKRMMRAKSLHTVCEEARCPNIAECWGAGTATFMILGDICTRSCGFCAVKTGRPLPVDPDEPRRVAEAVRQMRIRHAVITSVNRDELPDGGAIWFARTIQEIRRLCPGVTVEVLIPDFKGKKEALQLVIDARPDILGHNTETVPRLYRRVRPQGKYHWTLSVLQEAKCQGMRTKTGLMLGLGERLEEVVAVMQDLRKVGVDILTLGQYLQPTPNHLPVERYVTPQEFDELRRIGLEMGFEHVEAGPLVRSSYHAERHVAQPR